A segment of the Candida albicans SC5314 chromosome 2, complete sequence genome:
tcatcattaaattcaaatccaCATGAAGATTCTTTTATTGAATCATCAGGTTCAGGTTCAAATTCTGTTTCAGGTTCAGGTTCAGGCTCAGGTCAAGATAATGAATCAACCACAACGGTAGATTCATGGGAAGATGATTTagataaaaaaatcaaatcattaaattctcaatcattaataaaattaattgaaactTCAAAAACTGTTGGTGGGATCCCATTATATAttgttaaacaaattgtcAAACAAATGTTATTAGCTATTGATTATATGCATCATTGTGGAATTATTCATACTGATTTAAAAccagaaaatattttaattgatattaaagatataaataaattgattcgaactattgaagatgaaaaattatcaaaatttagagctaataataataataatttatcaagaaGTAGAAAAGCTTCATTATTGAGTAATTGttcaagaacaagaaggagaagaagTCTGagtaaacaattgaatcaacattatcagctgcaacaacaacaacaacaacaaaaatctAATTGTTGTTCATCTTCATGTCATATAAGaacattatcaacaacttcaaataGTTCTCAATCATCttatttttataaaaaactgaaaaattcCATTGTTGGTAAATATGAATCACCAATTAGATGTTCAAAACCATTAAgttcatcaatatcttccgattcaatttttaaagatGTTAATTTTAATGGTAATGATTCAAATAACCATAGTAATAGCAAACCAAGGAAAAAATCTATTTCTAAAGCTATAAGTccaagaaatttttcattctttgattataacaaaaaagatcaagaaatgattgatgataatatagaggaagaagaacaacaacaacgagAATGTGAAGGTAATATTCGTGGTGGCATCTCTATAAAGATTGCTGATTTGGGTAATGCAacatttgttgatgaacATTtcacaaatcaaattcaaactaGACAATATCGATCACCAGAAATcattttaaaatataaacattGGGGATCACTGACTGATTTATGGTCAATTGGTTGtataatatttgaattaattactggggattttttatttgatccTCATGATGGTAAATGTTTTgataaagatgaagatcATTTAGctcaaattgttgaattattagGTGATTTCCCCAACgatgaatatttattagattGTAAATTGACTGggaaattttttaaattaaatcCGAATCCAGACCTTAAAGGAAATCTGCAAATTAtgtttaaaaatattgatcaattgaaaatttggaaattaaaagatgttttaattgaaaaatataaatttaataaaaatgattatgaagttgatttaatttgtgatttgattttaaaatgtttaaaatatgatttaaatgaaaGATACGATGCTAATTCTTTATTAAAACATCCTTGGTTTGATAGTGATAACAATAGCACTATTAGTCCTGGATTGGAAGATAGATTGAAAAGTTTACCAAATTGTCATGATGATTTACCGGGTTATACATGTGAATgtaaaatataaagaaactacaaattgattaacaattaagattatataaatatattacatacatacatataYATATATATGTTTAGTTGTTTTTTCTAGTTTACATATAGCACATATGAAAGAGatgttttgatttattaacaataatggGAATAATAATGGGGTATTAATGCTCTCTACACattcaaaaatattatcagTACCAAATCAATCTACATCTTTTAGAACTTCATTCAACATATTCAATCAcgaataaatgaattatcaTCCAACAAAGCTTTGAACCAAAAACTGCTACAAAGACAATAATATAActgggaaaaaaaaaaaaaaaactatcaACTACAATATTCTctttcatttaataaaaaacaaaataactATAACTATAACTAAATCTTGTATTAAAAATctcatatatatatatcatatatatatatactaaTAAGGGGCCAATTTCTAAAGAATCGACATGCTaattcaaacaaacaagTTTGGAAACCACTTGTAAAGtgaatataaatatgtaagttagtttagtttagttAGTATCAGATtctcattatcattaaaatGATCATTGAAAATCGTCAAATTAAATTGCTTCCCACACGGTCATGTTTGAACTACTTCATATAGACGTAGTGGAATCCTTTGTATCACTCAAACATAAAAATACTAGCATCAATGAAGGTTATAAATGACTACCTAAACAATATATATCCTCTTATCCATTCACACATAAGTTGAATCGTTCAGtaaacaaatatttattttctctAAWTTTTATGTGATGAGATGAGGTTAAGAAGTTAGACAGAGAGAGACAAAGAGAGAGAAGTGGTCGTGTACTaatggtagtagtagtagtcGTGCAGAAAAACCGAAATAATATAGGAAAAAAGGGGAACGATGATGACACACCCTGTCATAAATATACAATTATACAACAGTACAATCAACGTAAATATTGCCAAACATACTAATATCTTATTAAAAGTGATTATAGTTTACAGAATTTTATCTATTTTGACttaataattaaatctATATACTATATAGCAGTTGgttattgttaaattatGAAAAGGACATTGATAGTGGTGGATATTCTATGATCGTGTATCATgccaaattgttgataataatgatcaCAATTAAACGAAACAAATTTTGGAcgttgaatttttttttcgtgGTACTGAGTAATGTGTAGACAAAGAATGGTCATAATAgttgtttaatttatattcattCCAAGAAACTTTTTTACTTCCTTTAAATCTTTCATTTTGAAGTTCTTTTctaaaaatgatttaatttcatttatgTTTTCAACGGTTTCAGCAGAGATTAATATGTCATCTACGTATACTCCAGCTATTATGTTCTTCTTTAGATGAAAACTTATTTCCCATCCTTGAGACTAAGACCGGGTCTTTGTCTAGGGATGAGGTCAACGGTCCTAGCTGTATGAAGGTGAATTCGTTAATACCCATGTATGAATAATATAGTTTTCGAATTCATTCTTTATATTAGCTTTGGACTGTTGTATTAACCAAGATTACTGATAGAAAGTCAATTCTTTAGAAATTGACAAACCAAGATTATATAGAAGAAGTGAAtttaatataaatttttattatttattatactatacaaccttttttttaataatccAAGTTTTATGTAGAATTGCTATAATTGTTGAAGTTTCGATAATTGAAATGCATTTTCAACTTGTCTTCCCTGTTACTTAATCCCACATTGACcaaaatccaaattattCATCTGGATAATAATCAACAGGAACAAATTTAGGAACCGGTCCATTTCCATTTACAAACATGATCGCAACATCTAATGACAACACACTACTCtaattatgaaaaattcCATAAGATCTAAATGTACATCAAAACTAGAATCATCAACAGCTTTCCAATCAATATGAAATTATCTTCGAAATCAACTTCATATTCAAAAATCGTCAGTAACGAATCTTTATGACGTACTAATGCTAGAtaaatgttttcaaatgattCCAAATCTTCTGGCACACCAATTTCTTAATTGAAATTCTCAAAGACATAATTCATCTCATACCAACCATATCGAGCATGTAAATCCAAAATATCTAAATAGTTTTGATACTTGAAACATTGGTGGGGTTAACCAACATGAGTTTTCTTAAATTTGGACATCTTTTTCAAGTATTGAAAGTCTTTCCCTAGTACTACTATCATACATAGAGCAATACAAACTCAATTCtttgattgatttcaatGGATAGTGGCCCAATTCAAGGTTCATCTCACtatataaaattaattttgttggtttagtcttaatttgataatctGATAACCTACGATAAATCACTATATTCAACCATCGCCCCAAATGTAAtagaaaaaattcaattgctGTATTATATCACTTTCCACAAATGACTTCCTGTCTTCAGATATATTCTGaaagtatattttttttaaatgtaTTTGGGATttccattatttttatGAAACATGTTTTTTAATATCATGTCACTGACAGTTGCTCAATTAGTAAGGATTGgcaaatataaatatttcgGTAGCAGACATGAACTATACTGTCACtgtaaaaataaatataaatgcTTTCCATTAATTTCCTTTTACATATGCTTgtatattgatattttaaCTGAAAACATGTAAATATGTATCAATTTGAGATCTAAATAACAAGAtctaaaatcaaataattgttttaCTTTCATATTATGGGTCAATCCAATAACCAATATGGGTGGAGGTTTAACAAGTTTAACAAGCTTTGCATCTTTTAGTAGTTTAGCAATGCACGACTCCAAACGGTATAGAAATCTTgttgtcaaaaaaaaaaaaacagagcCAACATCAACACATACACCAATAATTCATTCTATTCGCCATCAATTGTTCATCACAATGAGTCTGTTACTTTTAGAAACTTTACAAGAAGGACTAGAGGATGAATATGTTCAATTGTTAAATCTGGATTCAAGTTTCGCTCAAGATGcagaaaaatatttacaGGAATTATTAGTTAATGACGATTTGTTATCCACTGATCCATATACCACTGCTTCTGGAGATTCATCATATCATAAAAAGACATTAACTGAAGAAATAGCAGAGTTGGATATGTCTCAACAtgaaatcaacaataaactTAGTACAATCACAAATTCTAATCGAgatttaattattgatataagtaatgatttacaatttattaatcatCAAATAACTAAGGAATACAATCAAAATACCGAAAATTTAGTGAAAAGTATAACTGGTGATTTTAGAATAgattcatcaacatc
Coding sequences within it:
- a CDS encoding uncharacterized protein (Protein of unknown function) translates to IAGVYVDDILISAETVENINEIKSFLEKNFKMKDLKEVKKFLGMNINUTTIMTILCLHITQYHEKKIQRPKFVSFNCDHYY
- a CDS encoding uncharacterized protein (Predicted kinase; rat catheter, flow model, Spider biofilm induced), translated to MTIESRYQAAAAATTPSTPPQLQEQLQLQEQPPLTKISSQSKASTPSVSTSALKKASSLFKLNTNSQSRNKKHTNKQQQQSQPSPTSPKTLTNITSRQSTPTPTPTPSNSTSRPNLRSLLRIGSFSNNQPHIHSNNPHVKNPSITALEGEIEVKIDEEDIEEEDNIEEEDDEIAYLSDSESDLNYDPKAEESHEDYRTGGYHPVSKGEIYYSKKLPNREYIILRKLGWGHFSTVWLAKSRYNGNLSLEKEEEDDEEEEVEESLLDSVDINEYYVAIKFVKSNKNYMEAARDEIKIMNVLNDPINNNHHIPKENISYFKNDNKLHPGYNHVMQLKDDFEISGPNGIHICMVFEILGENVLNLIYRYKRLYRSINSEIKRKESAEENICLQQQSQMKFSKWDTKNWKKSTKSMLSLGLHNKKDTHKHDSTSNNNNNDTNNNFTINHNNNTNTNGQASINTTAISTASSSSLNSNPHEDSFIESSGSGSNSVSGSGSGSGQDNESTTTVDSWEDDLDKKIKSLNSQSLIKLIETSKTVGGIPLYIVKQIVKQMLLAIDYMHHCGIIHTDLKPENILIDIKDINKLIRTIEDEKLSKFRANNNNNLSRSRKASLLSNCSRTRRRRSSSKQLNQHYQSQQQQQQQKSNCCSSSCHIRTLSTTSNSSQSSYFYKKSKNSIVGKYESPIRCSKPLSSSISSDSIFKDVNFNGNDSNNHSNSKPRKKSISKAISPRNFSFFDYNKKDQEMIDDNIEEEEQQQRECEGNIRGGISIKIADLGNATFVDEHFTNQIQTRQYRSPEIILKYKHWGSSTDLWSIGCIIFELITGDFLFDPHDGKCFDKDEDHLAQIVELLGDFPNDEYLLDCKLTGKFFKLNPNPDLKGNSQIMFKNIDQLKIWKLKDVLIEKYKFNKNDYEVDLICDLILKCLKYDLNERYDANSLLKHPWFDSDNNSTISPGLEDRLKSLPNCHDDLPGYTCECKI